The following proteins are encoded in a genomic region of Nocardioides sp. cx-173:
- the sufB gene encoding Fe-S cluster assembly protein SufB — protein sequence MTSIEELNPELKGIGRYDFGWADTDVAGATAQRGLSEDVVRNISALKNEPQWMLDLRLKGLKLFHRKPMPTWGSDLGAIDFDNIKYFVRSSEKQAATWDDLPEEIKNTYDKLGIPEAEKQRLVSGVAAQYESEVVYHSIREDLEAQGVLFLDTDTALREQPELFQEYFGTVIPVGDNKFAALNTSVWSGGSFIYVPKGVHVDIPLQAYFRINTENMGQFERTLIIVDEDAYVHYVEGCTAPIYSSDSLHSAVVEIIVKKGGRCRYTTIQNWSNNVYNLVTKRAVCEAGATMEWVDGNIGSKVTMKYPAVYLMGEHAKGETLSIAFAGEGQHQDAGAKMVHAAPHTSSSILSKSVARGGGRTSYRGLIQVNEGAHGSKSNVLCDALLVDQISRSDTYPYVDIREDDVSMGHEASVSKVSDDQLFYLMSRGMEQDEAMAMIVRGFIEPIAKELPMEYALELNRLIELQMEGAVG from the coding sequence ATGACCTCCATCGAAGAGCTCAACCCCGAGCTCAAGGGAATCGGCCGCTACGACTTCGGCTGGGCCGACACCGACGTCGCCGGCGCGACGGCGCAGCGCGGCCTCAGCGAGGACGTCGTGCGCAACATCTCCGCGCTCAAGAACGAGCCGCAGTGGATGCTCGACCTGCGCCTCAAGGGCCTCAAGCTCTTCCACCGCAAGCCGATGCCGACCTGGGGCTCGGACCTCGGCGCGATCGACTTCGACAACATCAAGTACTTCGTCCGCTCCAGCGAGAAGCAGGCGGCGACGTGGGACGACCTCCCCGAGGAGATCAAGAACACCTACGACAAGCTGGGCATCCCCGAGGCGGAGAAGCAGCGCCTCGTGTCCGGGGTGGCCGCGCAGTACGAGTCCGAGGTCGTCTACCACTCGATCCGCGAGGACCTCGAGGCTCAGGGCGTGCTGTTCCTGGACACCGACACCGCGCTGCGCGAGCAGCCGGAGCTGTTCCAGGAGTACTTCGGCACCGTCATCCCCGTCGGTGACAACAAGTTCGCCGCGCTCAACACCTCGGTGTGGTCCGGCGGCTCGTTCATCTACGTGCCCAAGGGCGTCCACGTGGACATCCCGCTCCAGGCCTACTTCCGGATCAACACCGAGAACATGGGCCAGTTCGAGCGCACGCTGATCATCGTCGACGAGGACGCCTACGTGCACTACGTCGAGGGCTGCACCGCGCCGATCTACTCCTCGGACTCGCTGCACTCCGCGGTCGTGGAGATCATCGTGAAGAAGGGCGGCCGCTGCCGCTACACGACCATCCAGAACTGGTCCAACAACGTCTACAACCTCGTGACCAAGCGCGCCGTCTGCGAGGCCGGCGCGACCATGGAGTGGGTCGACGGCAACATCGGCTCCAAGGTCACGATGAAGTACCCCGCGGTCTACCTCATGGGCGAGCACGCCAAGGGCGAGACGCTGTCGATCGCCTTCGCCGGCGAGGGCCAGCACCAGGACGCCGGCGCCAAGATGGTGCACGCGGCGCCGCACACCTCCAGCTCGATCCTGAGCAAGTCGGTGGCGCGCGGCGGCGGCCGGACGTCCTACCGCGGCCTGATCCAGGTCAACGAAGGCGCCCACGGCTCCAAGTCCAACGTGCTGTGCGACGCCCTGCTGGTCGACCAGATCAGCCGCTCCGACACCTACCCGTACGTCGACATCCGCGAGGACGACGTGTCGATGGGCCACGAGGCGAGCGTCTCGAAGGTCTCCGACGACCAGCTCTTCTACCTGATGTCGCGCGGCATGGAGCAGGACGAGGCCATGGCGATGATCGTGCGCGGCTTCATCGAGCCGATCGCCAAGGAGCTGCCGATGGAGTACGCCCTCGAGCTCAACCGACTGATCGAGCTGCAGATGGAAGGGGCCGTCGGCTAG
- a CDS encoding helix-turn-helix transcriptional regulator: MEFDEVATPVPGPDQTTRQRVVRSILVDGPSTAAALAERLDLTPAAVRRHLDQLVEDGAVEAREPRSQAVRGRGRPAKLFALTETGRDGFDQKYDDLAAQALRFLAETGGEDAVRAFAERRVAFVEERFGALSAAEPHLSPAEVLARIFTDEGYAASVRQLPVVGEQLCQQHCPVSHVAHEFPQLCEAETAAISRVLDHHVQRLATIAHGDGVCTTCIPATAPTSPRSSNEQANEKERVTR; encoded by the coding sequence GTGGAATTCGACGAGGTGGCCACGCCCGTGCCCGGGCCCGACCAGACGACGCGCCAGCGCGTCGTGCGGTCGATCCTCGTCGACGGTCCGTCCACCGCCGCGGCGCTCGCGGAGCGGCTCGACCTGACGCCGGCCGCCGTACGCCGCCACCTCGACCAGCTGGTCGAGGACGGCGCGGTGGAGGCACGCGAGCCGCGCTCGCAGGCCGTCCGCGGTCGGGGTCGCCCCGCCAAGCTCTTCGCGCTCACCGAGACCGGCCGCGACGGCTTCGACCAGAAGTACGACGACCTGGCGGCGCAGGCCCTGCGCTTCCTCGCCGAGACCGGGGGCGAGGACGCCGTCCGCGCCTTCGCCGAGCGCCGGGTGGCGTTCGTCGAGGAGCGCTTCGGGGCGCTGTCCGCCGCTGAGCCGCACCTCAGCCCGGCCGAGGTGCTCGCCCGGATCTTCACCGACGAGGGGTACGCCGCCTCGGTGCGCCAGCTCCCGGTCGTGGGGGAGCAGCTGTGCCAGCAGCACTGCCCGGTCTCCCATGTCGCCCACGAGTTCCCCCAGCTGTGCGAGGCCGAGACCGCGGCGATCAGCCGGGTCCTCGACCACCACGTGCAGCGGCTCGCCACCATCGCCCACGGCGACGGGGTCTGCACCACCTGCATCCCCGCCACCGCGCCCACCAGCCCACGCTCGAGCAACGAGCAGGCCAACGAGAAGGAGAGGGTCACCAGATGA
- a CDS encoding ABC transporter ATP-binding protein yields MPDIPAVSVDGLVMRYADKLAVDGLSLTVEQHTITAVLGPNGAGKTTTLETCEGYRSPQQGTVRVLGLDPVRQRKELHPRIGVMLQGGGAWSGVRAMEMLRHMARLHAHPLDVEPLAERLGLGECGRTPYRRLSGGQQQRLALALALVGRPEVVFVDEPTAGMDPQVRRTTWELLQELREDGVTVVLTTHYMDEAEQLADMIHIIDRGRLVASGTPLELVRGGTVTTIRLVVTKPFPPGAPDSLREALGPETVVAQLDGVSLLVTGPADASTLAKVSRWCDVNGVLPESLTLGQRNLEDVFLDLTGGELTP; encoded by the coding sequence GTGCCTGACATTCCCGCCGTCTCCGTCGACGGCCTGGTGATGAGGTACGCCGACAAGCTCGCGGTCGACGGCCTCAGCCTCACCGTGGAGCAGCACACGATCACGGCCGTGCTGGGTCCCAACGGCGCGGGCAAGACCACCACGCTCGAGACCTGCGAGGGCTACCGCAGCCCCCAGCAGGGGACCGTCCGGGTGCTCGGGCTGGACCCGGTGCGCCAGCGCAAGGAGCTGCACCCGCGCATCGGCGTGATGCTGCAGGGCGGCGGCGCGTGGAGCGGCGTACGCGCGATGGAGATGCTGCGCCACATGGCCCGGCTGCACGCCCACCCGCTCGACGTCGAGCCGCTCGCGGAGCGCCTGGGGCTGGGCGAGTGCGGCCGCACGCCGTACCGGCGCCTCTCCGGCGGCCAGCAGCAGCGCCTCGCGCTGGCCCTGGCGCTGGTGGGACGCCCGGAGGTGGTGTTCGTCGACGAGCCCACCGCGGGGATGGACCCGCAGGTCCGGCGTACGACCTGGGAGCTGCTGCAGGAGCTGCGCGAGGACGGCGTCACCGTCGTGCTCACGACGCACTACATGGACGAGGCCGAGCAGCTCGCCGACATGATCCACATCATCGACCGCGGCCGCCTGGTCGCGTCCGGGACGCCGCTGGAGCTGGTCCGCGGCGGCACGGTCACCACGATCCGCCTGGTCGTCACCAAGCCCTTCCCTCCCGGGGCCCCCGACTCGCTGCGCGAGGCGCTCGGGCCCGAGACCGTGGTCGCCCAGCTCGACGGCGTCAGCCTGCTCGTGACCGGCCCCGCCGACGCCTCGACGCTGGCCAAGGTCTCGCGGTGGTGCGACGTCAACGGCGTCCTGCCGGAGTCGCTCACGCTCGGCCAGCGCAACCTCGAGGACGTGTTCCTCGACCTGACCGGAGGCGAGCTGACCCCGTGA
- a CDS encoding ABC transporter permease — protein sequence MTGTFTPMPGAAPLPRQILAQAGMEARLMLRNGEQLLLAVVIPAIVLVGGVMGSDRIGLDFSRPAVDVITPGVLALAIMSTAFTSLAIATGFERRYGVIKRLGTSPLSRTGLLAGKVGALLLVEVLQIAVISGVGLALGWEPSVDALGAVLAVVLGTAAFAGLGLALAGSLRAEATLAAANLVYLLLLAGGAVVLPTSAYGDFGEVVRWLPSGALGNAMRDALTDAAVAWRELGVLLAWAVGGAALTARTFTWE from the coding sequence GTGACCGGCACCTTCACCCCGATGCCCGGGGCCGCACCGCTCCCCCGCCAGATCCTCGCCCAGGCCGGCATGGAGGCGCGGCTGATGCTGCGCAACGGCGAGCAGCTGCTGCTCGCCGTCGTGATCCCCGCGATCGTCCTCGTCGGCGGCGTGATGGGCTCCGACCGCATCGGACTGGACTTCTCGCGCCCGGCGGTCGACGTCATCACGCCCGGGGTGCTGGCGCTCGCGATCATGTCCACGGCGTTCACGTCGCTGGCCATCGCGACCGGCTTCGAGCGGCGCTACGGCGTCATCAAGCGGCTCGGCACCTCGCCGCTCTCCCGCACCGGCCTGCTCGCCGGCAAGGTGGGCGCGCTGCTGCTCGTCGAGGTGCTCCAGATCGCGGTCATCTCCGGCGTCGGCCTCGCCCTCGGGTGGGAGCCCTCCGTCGACGCGCTCGGCGCCGTCCTCGCCGTGGTCCTCGGCACCGCGGCGTTCGCCGGCCTCGGCCTCGCTCTCGCCGGCTCCCTGCGCGCCGAGGCGACGCTGGCCGCCGCCAACCTGGTCTATCTGCTGCTGCTCGCCGGCGGGGCCGTCGTGCTCCCGACCTCGGCGTACGGCGACTTCGGCGAGGTCGTCCGTTGGCTGCCCTCGGGCGCCCTCGGCAACGCCATGCGCGACGCCCTCACCGACGCCGCCGTCGCCTGGCGCGAGCTGGGCGTCCTGCTCGCCTGGGCCGTCGGCGGCGCCGCACTCACCGCAAGGACGTTCACATGGGAGTAG
- a CDS encoding COX15/CtaA family protein encodes MGVARFVRPLGWATLVANVMLVVTGGAVRLTGSGLGCPTWPRCTEESFRPHGELTLHAAIEFGNRMLTFVLVAIAVATFVSAWQTGRRDLRRLSVILALGIPAQAVIGGITVLTDLNPWVVSFHLLCSMAIIGLAVVFLRRIDHPDPTRARGGLVGLAWVTFAAAWAVLYLGTVVTGSGPHAGDIDSPRNDLDPLQVSQLHADSVFLFLGLTIGLLFALIATGAPREARRAVLVLLAVSLGQGAIGFVQYFTDLPEILVGFHMLGAALVSACVTWALLTVIHTPAISPSAGGRPPAAASPPAGRDRVG; translated from the coding sequence ATGGGAGTAGCCCGCTTCGTCCGGCCCCTCGGCTGGGCCACCCTCGTCGCCAACGTGATGCTCGTCGTCACGGGCGGTGCCGTACGGCTGACGGGCTCCGGGCTCGGGTGCCCCACCTGGCCCCGCTGCACCGAGGAGTCGTTCCGACCGCACGGCGAGCTCACGCTCCACGCCGCGATCGAGTTCGGCAACCGGATGCTGACCTTCGTGCTGGTCGCCATCGCCGTGGCGACGTTCGTCTCGGCCTGGCAGACCGGGCGCCGCGACCTGCGGCGGCTGTCGGTGATCCTGGCGCTCGGCATCCCCGCCCAGGCCGTGATCGGCGGCATCACCGTCCTCACCGACCTGAACCCCTGGGTGGTCTCGTTCCACCTGCTCTGCTCGATGGCCATCATCGGGCTCGCCGTCGTGTTCCTGCGCCGCATCGACCACCCGGACCCCACGCGCGCTCGCGGCGGGCTGGTCGGCCTGGCGTGGGTGACCTTCGCCGCCGCGTGGGCGGTCCTCTACCTCGGCACCGTCGTCACGGGCTCCGGCCCCCACGCCGGCGACATCGACTCCCCCCGCAACGACCTCGACCCGCTCCAGGTCAGCCAGCTCCACGCCGACTCGGTGTTCCTGTTCCTCGGTCTCACCATCGGGCTGCTCTTCGCGCTGATCGCGACCGGGGCGCCCCGCGAGGCGCGGCGGGCCGTCCTCGTCCTGCTCGCCGTCTCGCTGGGCCAGGGCGCCATCGGCTTCGTGCAGTACTTCACCGACCTGCCCGAGATCCTCGTGGGCTTCCACATGCTCGGCGCAGCGCTGGTGTCGGCGTGCGTCACCTGGGCGCTGCTCACGGTCATCCACACGCCGGCGATCAGCCCCAGCGCAGGTGGTAGGCCACCAGCGGCTGCATCGCCACCAGCAGGTCGCGACCGCGTGGGGTGA
- a CDS encoding winged helix-turn-helix transcriptional regulator, whose protein sequence is MTSTSPTNRRQDHLIDDATCREATAGLEFVGRRWTGAIMLALGRGATRFGEIEAAVDGLSARLLSARLRELEAHDLVAREVIATTPVSVRYRLTPRGRDLLVAMQPLVAYHLRWG, encoded by the coding sequence GTGACTTCCACGAGCCCGACGAACCGACGCCAGGACCACCTGATCGACGACGCCACCTGCCGGGAGGCCACCGCGGGGCTGGAGTTCGTGGGACGCCGCTGGACCGGCGCGATCATGCTCGCGCTCGGCCGGGGCGCGACGCGGTTCGGAGAGATCGAGGCGGCCGTCGACGGCCTCTCCGCCCGCCTGCTCTCCGCCCGGCTGCGCGAGCTGGAGGCCCACGACCTCGTCGCCCGCGAGGTGATCGCGACGACGCCGGTCTCGGTGCGCTACCGGCTCACCCCACGCGGTCGCGACCTGCTGGTGGCGATGCAGCCGCTGGTGGCCTACCACCTGCGCTGGGGCTGA